The proteins below are encoded in one region of Aspergillus nidulans FGSC A4 chromosome III:
- a CDS encoding uncharacterized protein (transcript_id=CADANIAT00006117) → MFPSGSYQVGRIVKQRRVGVACNPCRVHKIRCDGIWRKCGTCLRRRRRETCVYGDDNMVRISSKCAIEMAEVVMSDVASPISRHKSKCQLRISSSLKSRQWALLLVLLLSQRLQETMKSGELSPGPSAASDTTQIPFIEKNTRSVDIALDLLPPRALADHLVDCYFTKIHVLYPFVHKKAFLSRISSSGRLATRKNLLLRLNIVFAHGCQFSEMMCVERQTTSEAFFHRCKPALDVDYLERGDLALVQVVLFIAHYLQGSQTPNRCLHAIGTAFRLAQGLGLHATVGDEHRSFAQKQMRRRVWHGCRMLDLVEWFVATLKLHELLRKIHNILYEDEAEHHCRGSADKKAQSVRQVQFITQIELDLDEFRVNVPKPLSWEDMTPDLPDPSLREKCLLKVDTFTAGLVLILAEFHNGL, encoded by the exons ATGTTTCCGAGTGGCTCATACCAAGTCGGCCGAATTGTAAAGCAAAGAAGGGTAGGTGTTGCCTGTAACCCCTGCCGTGTGCACAAGATCCGCTGTGATGGGATTTGGCGGAAATGTGGTActtgtcttcgccgtcgccgtcgagAAACTTGTGTTTACGGCGATGACAACATGGTCAGAATTTCGAGTAAGTGTGCTATCGAAATGGCTGAAGTCGTTATGTCTGATGTC GCTTCTCCGATCTCTAGGCACAAGAGCAAGTGCCAGTTGAGGATTAGTTCGAGCCTGAAGTCACGGCAATGGGCTTTACTACTCGTCCTCTTG CTTTCACAGCGGCTGCAGGAAACCATGAAATCTGGTGAGCTTTCTCCGGGGCCTTCTGCAGCCTCTGATACCACCCAGATACCCTTCATTGAGAAGAATACAAGAAGCGTGGACATCGCATTGGATCTCCTTCCGCCTCGCGCACTAGCAGACCATCTCGTGGACTGCTACTTTACCAAGATTCACGTTCTGTATCCATTTGTACACAAGAAAGCTTTTCTTTCGCGTATCAGCAGCTCTGGACGTCTGGCGACC CGCAAGAACCTTTTACTACGGTTAAATATTGTCTTCGCTCATGGGTGCCAATTTTCAGAAATGATGTGTGTTGAGCGCCAAACAACGTCTGAAGCTTTCTTTCATCGGTGCAAGCCGGCTCTTGACGTGGATTACCTCGAGCGTGGAGACTTAGCTCTAGTTCAGGTCGTTCTGTTTATAGCCCATTATCTCCAAGGTTCGCAAACTCCCAACCGCTGTTTGCACGCTATCGGAACTGCATTTCGGCTGGCTCAAGGGCTCGGTCTACATGCGACTGTTGGCGACGAGCATCGTTCCTTTGCCCAGAAGCAGATGAGGAGGCGAGTTTGGCACGGTTGTAGAATGTTAGACCT CGTTGAGTGGTTCGTTGCCACTTTGAAATTGCATGAATTGCTGCGAAAGATTCACAACATACTTtacgaggacgaggcggaaCATCACTGTCGAGGTTCAGCAGATAAGAAGGCTCAAAGTGTCCGACAGGTCCAATTTATTACTCAGATTGAACTGGACCTAGACGAATTTCGGGTGAATGTCCCAAAACCGCTGAGTTGGGAGGACATGACCCCTGACCTCCCAGATCCGTCACTGAGAGAAAAGTGTCTGCTCAAAGTTG ACACCTTCACTGCAGGGTTGGTCCTCATTCTCGCCGAGTTCCATAACGGGCTGTAA
- a CDS encoding protein get1 (transcript_id=CADANIAT00006118): MISLIWTIFILHIAIFLVNTIGAATIDNLLWLLYLKLPTSLYQTAQEQTKLKREVVQLKRDMNNTSSQDEFAKWAKLRRRHDKALSEYEALSMLPLSFSSLFYQKLSSQKGSFDWFVKIARWLSTTGLKIFIQFRYSKTPVFELPGGWLPYPVEWVLAFPRAPQGSVSVQVWNSVCATAVTVIAEIITGLALQVKGSAQAVPATAKKA; this comes from the exons ATGATCTCCCTTATTTGGACGATATTCATTCTCCATATCGCCATTTTTCTCGTGAACACGATCGGTGCGGCGACAATTGACAACTTG CTATGGCTCCTCTACCTTAAGCTCCCGACGTCGCTGTACCAAACCGCCCAGGAACAAACCAAGCTGAAGCGCGAAGTCGTCCAGCTCAAGCGGGACATGAACAATACAAGCTCGCAAGATGAATTTGCAAAGTGGGCGAAGCTGCGGCGCCGACATGATAAGGCGTTGAGTGAATATGAGGCTTTGAGTATGCTTCCACTCTCATTTAGTTCTCTATTCT ACCAGAAGCTCTCCTCGCAGAAAGGTTCCTTTGACTGGTTCGTCAAAATCGCCCGCTGGCTCAGCACGACCGGTCTCAAGATCTTCATCCAATTCCGATACTCGAAAACGCCTGTCTTTGAACTCCCCGGCGGCTGGCTTCCTTACCCTGTGGAGTGGGTGCTAGCCTTCCCTCGCGCTCCGCAAGGTTCGGTGAGCGTCCAGGTTTGGAACAGTGTATGCGCGACGGCGGTTACAGTTATTGCTGAGATTATTACGGGCCTGGCCTTACAAGTCAAGGGCAGCGCACAGGCCGTCCCGGCTACGGCTAAGAAGGCATAA